The Metarhizium brunneum chromosome 3, complete sequence DNA window GGGACGCCCACATTGTCTTTGCTGGCTGGGAGGCTTTAGTCCAGGTGGAGAAGATCACTCGGGCACTTAGGGTCAAAAGTGTCCAGTTGTCAGTGTGACGAATTACAACTTTGCAAGTTCACAACCGTCCATGTCCCTATCATGGCAGATGCCGAACGCCCCGCCGGATTACATGTCCGGTACTTGGCAGTTCGAACAACATGCACTACGAGGAAATTCTCCACTTTTGGCGGTGTAATGCCCATCTCGGCTTGCAACGAGGTCTATTGGGCAACAATCTCGCACACAACTATCCATGCATGACAAATGATAACATGGACATACTCTATACTTTCTTTTGACTCCATTGCAGGAACTGCATGCGCAACGTGTTATTGGGCATTGTTGAGGAGTTGTCCATAGAATGAATACCTTCGACTTAGGGTTGGCAACATGTAGATGAGACctagtactacgtactagtaGTTGCCGTCCTGGCGACTGAGACATGAAGATACATGCCTAATAGATTGAGGTTTTGAAGCATGGAAAGTATGCCGTCAATATAAGCCACAGGAAAAAACCATCCTGTCAGTACCTAGGTAATATCTGAAATAAAGCTGGTACGTATCTCGCGATATTGTGGCTATTGTGTTGAGCATTAATCGGCATGGCCCGAGAGAAGGTCAACATTGACTTGTTCTCAAGGCTCGGTTCCGCAGCGCGGCCTAGTGGGGCAAGACAGGCTCCTTCGTGGCctcaactacggagtacggagtatggaaCTAGTACTGGTACTAATCGACATGTGGCGCCTTCAAGCTGCGCACTGCGCCAAAGGGGGATTAGCGTGGCGGTGCGGTGCTCCAAGTTTCACAGACAGTTGACTGGCCTGCGAGCCAAATCGTACTCGACAACCTCTAGCGAATTTTACATCCGTCGAGGCAACCAACTGCGCTGCAACGTCGTCAACCCGTGGCGAGTCGAAAACCGACCCTGTTCTGGAACTTTGCTTGTCCCTTATCCTGTCTTGGGTCTTGTCATGTCTGGGCTTGACCAGGTCATCCGGCAGCAGCCCGAGGGCCAAccacagccacagccagAACGACATGTAAGCGTTTCCGTGGGCATGCAATTGCTTCTTTAGAAAGGCACATGGCTAACCGTGGACCGCGTCCCATTAGGGATTCAACTTTAACAAGCTCCTTTTGGGCGGTGCTGCATACCTTGGGCTTAATCTTGCCCTCTCCTACTTCCTTGCCAAAGATCAGCGAGGCGTCCAGGTGACCGATCCTAATACCGGCAAACCCATCACAGTTGCATCCAACTTGGGTGACATTCCGGCCTTCGAACTGCGTCCCAGCCAGCTTGACGAGGGTGCGCAGTACCGACCGATTCCTCGGAAGATCGCGCCAATCTGGCCTCAGGACAGCCATGTCGATATTGTAGTAACTCTATCCCCGTCCTTCAACCCGACACCCATCTCGGAAACCCCGGCCGAGTATGTCGTGCTGCAAGAAAGGAATTTTCAGATGAGCAACAGCTCAGAGAAGCGCACCGTCGATACCAAGTTTACTGTTCCGAGGGCTGTTCAGTTTAATGGAACCCTTTGGGGCCACTTTTACGTTGGCCTGACCGGTAGTAACTTGGATCCCCGTCGACCAGGTTATGACCCTGCCAAAGCATATCATTTTGCCTATCCTTTGACTCAATAtctgcccaagaagaaggtagCCAAAACGAGAAACCTACTTGATAGTCATTCTGAAGATGAGGAGCCTGAGGAGGAAGAGCCTACCGGTCCTATCATTACCAATCACTACCACCCTAATGCTAGCTTCGCCTTTGTTCCAGCCATGGGTGTCAAAGACTTCAATTCTATCCATCCTGCTGTCAAGCACTTCCTTCGTCTCGAAGCAACAGGAGCTCGCGACGGTAGTGGCCAAAACGGCTGGTACTGTAAGTTAAGCTGCACTCTGTTACTTTATCTAGACTAAATTTTTGCCAGATCCGGTCTTGTTTATCAATAATTTTTGGCAGCTTGCCAACCACATGACTGTACTCAATGAAACGGTCAAGGAGCTTCCTCTGCACATAGATCTAACCACCATGGCTTTTTGGAAATTTAGCACTCTTGCATCGATTGAATTAAGCTCCAAGGAAAACGCTCGCCAGGCTGCGTTTGGCCACTCTCTGCCcaccggcggcgacggctccGAGATTGAAATGGTCAAGGAAATATTCATTGACACGAACCCCATCCTGTTGGGCATCACAGCTGTAGTCAGTGTCGCACACGTCATTCTCGAGATGCTTGCCTTTGGCTCTGATATCGCCCACTACCGCAAAAAGAAGGACAATGTTGGTATTTCGGTTCGCTCCATCTTGGCAAACGTTTTCATGCAGACCATCATCTTTCTCTACCTTCTTGACAACTCTCAAAACACCAGCTGGGTGATTCTAGGATCCCAAGTGGTCGGCATTGTCATCGAATTCTGGAAGGTCACGACTGTTGTGGACGTGCGTTTCCGACCCTCGGCACCCGGCTCGCTCTTCCCTTACACTCTGGTCTTTGAGGACAAGCACAAGCTTACCGAGACCGAGGAGAAGACCAAGGAGTATGACGCTGTTGCTTTcaagtacatgtacatggtgGCTGTGCCTTTGCTGATTGCTTATGGTGTCTACTCCCTCGTGTACGATTCTCACAAGTCTTGGTATTCCTTCATCATTACTACCCTGGTTGGGTCTGTATATGCCTATGGTTTCCTTATGATGGTTCCATCCCTGTACATCAACTATCGCTTGAAGAGTGTGGCTCATATGCCGGCCAAGGCTATGATGTACAAGTTTCTCAACACATTCATTGATGATTTGTTTGCATTTACCATCAAAATGCCATTCCTCCATCGACTGGCGACTTTCCGCGATgacatcatcttcttcatctacCTGTACCAACGCTGGGCCTACAAGACTGATTTCACTCGTGTCAACGAGTTTGGGCAGGGCGGTGATGAGGGTGAGCCTTCCTCCCAAAATGGGAAGGAGAGCGAGACAATCGAAGCCAAGAGGGCAACTGATGCCAAACCCGAGGGCAAGGCCACTGGCGCCGATACTGGCAAGGCTACAAAGAGAAAGTAATCACCTTAATTAGATGCGAATAGACGAATTCCTGTACACCTTTCGCCAGTTTTGGCCGACTCGTCGTTGTCGGACGCCGGTCGTAAAGTTTGGAATGACCTACGGCTATAAGTTTACGTTAAACCCGACGGGTAGAATTGGGGTAAATAGACCACCTTGCTAGTGAGGAAGACCTAGCCGACgtgttattattattatgaTGAGCTGAGTTTGAGCTAAGAGGACTTGCGGTCCCGTGGGCAAGCAGCTGCCATCCATCAATATCTCCAAAGTCCCAATTGACAGTCTGTGTTTGCCAGGTCATCTCGCTCGGTTGTCATTTGTTCATTATGTAGAGTGCCTCGCTGTCCAACCACTCTGCCTCCATTCCCTCGGCAGCATCCCATCCAGCGTAGCGCGGAAATCGCGGACGGGGATAGGATCTCAAGAAAACAGCGCACAAACGGTGACATGTCAGCTGTTTCAGGTCGTTTCTTGTTCAGGCTTTCTCGCTGAAGCAAACTTGCACTTGCCGTTTCGCTGAAAGGCGGATTAATAGCCATGCCGGCTGTTCTGGATTTGCCTATTTGCGGTGACGAGCTGACCGCAATTTACTTGCATGTTACTGTGGTTGAGCTGGGATAGGTGCTGAACCGAGGGCGATTGAGCAAAGGCTTATAAGAACCAATGCTAGAAATATCGGGATAACTGAGGAGCTGGGGAGTCAAATTATTGCGGGTGACGGTGTCAACCAAAACGATGACACTTTGCGGAGGAGCAAAGATCGAGTTTCCGATGACTCCCGATATAAGTATGATGTTACATGTAAGAGGTGTAGCTAAAACAGACAAGCATTTTACTGCGACATGGCGGTTATCGAAAGTGAAGACTGTTGACGTGCTCATCCCGTTGTAGTTCTTCACATAAGGTAGAAATGGGTCAGCACGGCATTTAGTATGAGGCACGTCTCATATGCTTTTGAAATCGCTCTTACAGCATTAGAGTATCCTACCAGCGTGAGACGTCCAAAATATCACCTATTTATCTGCTTGGGGAGCTTGTCCCGGGATCATTGCCAGTCATTGCTGCTCTTATACTAGCCGGAGCACTCTCGACTGCTTGCCAGTTAAAGGACATTGCCATACGAAAGAACAGGCCGGGTCCGTATCATGACGAATGGCTTGAGAACCCGACAGAAAGCCATTTCAGTGATCAGAGTTGGCAACAAAGGCACTGATAATTGTTGCCGAGAGGGCTGGAACAAGATACTTGCTCTGACAACTAAATGATTGAAATGACAGGGTATGGCGAGTTCTCTCAAGACACGTTGAAATCCAGCAGAGCAGGCAGCATGTCACATCATATACATCGGGCGCCGCGGTTGTTGACGGCAAATCACAATCTCGCAAGATGTTTTATATCCCGCCCAACAAGATCACTGCTCTTGCCACTTGTTACCACTAAAGATAGTGGCCTGTGTCTCTCATCTTTGTACAAGGGCGTTGGCCTCGAACCGGGTCTCGCGACCGCTACGAACGTGCAATATCGAACTGGTCATCATGTTGCGGCATGTCTTGCGATAAAGAGCTGCAGCGGCTTCCAATATCCATGAACTGCGAAGTGTGCTGCAGCCCCGATCCTGATGCAGCGTCTCAAGCTCGAATCCGACAAAAAATAGAAGCGCCTTCACACGTTCCCTGGAAATTTGCGCCCCGTGAATCATGAGAGACACCGAGGCAGTTGGCAGAACATGCTCCAACTTCATAGGCACACCTGCTTCCAGCGTCACTGGTAAACGATACGAGTGTTTCGTCACATTTTCTCTCAAAAAGTCACATTCACTTCGGGAGGAGACTCTCAACCTCTACTTCAGATCTTGCCTGGAACTTCCTAACCTGCTTGCTACCACTACCCTATCTAATGGAAGCGATGCCTCCGACGCGACACCGTTGCCATTTGAACTGCTCACCAATCGCCGTATCGCTTCATCATGTAGCAATAACCATCGCCACCGACTCTACACCACTCATCGTAATCAGTCGATTACTATACCAGGGGTGACGAGCAGCTAGTTGCGAGGCATCGGTTATGAGCTTGACACTTCCCACCCCGCTGATGTGAACAGATGTTGGTGGCAACAAGC harbors:
- the clptm1 gene encoding Cleft lip and palate transmembrane protein 1, yielding MSGLDQVIRQQPEGQPQPQPERHGFNFNKLLLGGAAYLGLNLALSYFLAKDQRGVQVTDPNTGKPITVASNLGDIPAFELRPSQLDEGAQYRPIPRKIAPIWPQDSHVDIVVTLSPSFNPTPISETPAEYVVLQERNFQMSNSSEKRTVDTKFTVPRAVQFNGTLWGHFYVGLTGSNLDPRRPGYDPAKAYHFAYPLTQYLPKKKVAKTRNLLDSHSEDEEPEEEEPTGPIITNHYHPNASFAFVPAMGVKDFNSIHPAVKHFLRLEATGARDGSGQNGWYYPVLFINNFWQLANHMTVLNETVKELPLHIDLTTMAFWKFSTLASIELSSKENARQAAFGHSLPTGGDGSEIEMVKEIFIDTNPILLGITAVVSVAHVILEMLAFGSDIAHYRKKKDNVGISVRSILANVFMQTIIFLYLLDNSQNTSWVILGSQVVGIVIEFWKVTTVVDVRFRPSAPGSLFPYTLVFEDKHKLTETEEKTKEYDAVAFKYMYMVAVPLLIAYGVYSLVYDSHKSWYSFIITTLVGSVYAYGFLMMVPSLYINYRLKSVAHMPAKAMMYKFLNTFIDDLFAFTIKMPFLHRLATFRDDIIFFIYLYQRWAYKTDFTRVNEFGQGGDEGEPSSQNGKESETIEAKRATDAKPEGKATGADTGKATKRK